A genomic stretch from uncultured Cohaesibacter sp. includes:
- a CDS encoding F0F1 ATP synthase subunit gamma, whose translation MPSLKDLKNRIASVKATQKITKAMQMVAAAKLRRAQSAAENARPYAERMSEVLANVAARCAMDESTPKLLAGTGSDQTHLLLVCTAERGLCGGFNSSIARLARDKARALKAAGKTVTMICVGSKGFDALKSEFGDIIIEVVDMRDLKNIRFSDAEVRIGRPILNKFEKGEFDVCTLFYAQFQSVVTQVPTEHQIIPAVFEEVESEGSHASGAVYDYEPDEEEILLDLLPRNVSVQVYHALLENGASEQGARMSAMDNATRNAGEMIGKLEMSYNRQRQAQITNELIEIISGAEAL comes from the coding sequence ATGCCAAGCCTTAAGGACCTCAAGAATCGTATCGCCTCGGTTAAGGCGACTCAGAAGATCACCAAAGCCATGCAAATGGTGGCGGCCGCAAAACTCCGTCGTGCCCAGAGCGCGGCGGAAAATGCGCGGCCCTACGCCGAACGCATGAGCGAGGTGCTGGCCAACGTGGCAGCGCGGTGTGCGATGGATGAATCCACGCCAAAGCTGCTGGCAGGAACCGGATCTGATCAGACCCACCTGTTGTTGGTTTGCACCGCAGAACGTGGTCTTTGCGGTGGTTTTAACTCTTCTATCGCGCGTCTTGCGCGCGATAAGGCTCGTGCTTTGAAAGCTGCGGGCAAGACAGTCACGATGATCTGCGTTGGCTCCAAGGGCTTTGACGCACTCAAGAGTGAATTTGGTGATATTATCATCGAAGTCGTTGATATGCGCGATTTGAAAAATATCCGCTTCTCCGACGCAGAAGTCCGCATTGGACGCCCGATTTTGAACAAGTTCGAAAAAGGTGAGTTCGATGTCTGCACGCTCTTTTATGCTCAGTTCCAGTCTGTGGTGACACAGGTGCCAACCGAGCATCAGATCATTCCGGCCGTCTTCGAAGAGGTCGAGAGCGAAGGGTCTCATGCATCTGGTGCAGTATACGATTATGAACCGGATGAGGAAGAAATCCTTTTGGATCTTCTACCGAGAAACGTATCGGTTCAGGTTTACCATGCGCTTCTTGAAAATGGTGCTTCTGAGCAGGGTGCTCGCATGTCTGCCATGGACAATGCTACGCGCAATGCTGGCGAAATGATTGGCAAACTTGAAATGTCATACAACCGTCAGCGCCAGGCTCAGATTACGAATGAATTGATTGAAATCATCTCGGGTGCTGAGGCGCTCTGA
- a CDS encoding F0F1 ATP synthase subunit delta: MTDTNSEVSGVAERYARALFDLALEEKAIDAVEADLARIEAIMDESEDFMRLVESPVFTADEQLSAVSALLDKVGMSGTVGNFVRVVAQNRRLFSLPGIIKAFRKILSIHRGEQVAEVTSAQPLGDDDLTALKASLKEALGKDIAIHAKVDADILGGLVVKVGSRMIDSSVRTKLNSLKIALKEVG, encoded by the coding sequence GTGACAGATACAAATTCAGAAGTTTCAGGAGTGGCCGAACGTTACGCTCGCGCGTTGTTCGATCTTGCTCTCGAAGAAAAGGCAATCGATGCGGTGGAAGCTGATCTTGCACGCATTGAGGCCATCATGGATGAAAGTGAAGATTTCATGCGGCTTGTTGAAAGCCCTGTCTTTACTGCTGACGAGCAACTCTCGGCTGTTTCAGCGCTTTTGGACAAGGTCGGCATGTCCGGCACTGTCGGAAACTTTGTTCGTGTCGTTGCTCAAAATCGCCGGCTGTTCTCTCTGCCGGGAATTATTAAAGCTTTTCGCAAAATTCTTTCCATCCATCGTGGTGAGCAGGTGGCAGAAGTCACGTCTGCTCAGCCTCTGGGCGATGACGACTTGACCGCGCTCAAAGCGTCGCTCAAGGAGGCATTGGGTAAGGATATTGCAATTCATGCCAAGGTCGATGCAGATATTCTGGGCGGCCTTGTTGTAAAAGTAGGCTCGCGGATGATTGACTCATCTGTGCGCACTAAACTCAACTCGCTCAAGATTGCACTGAAAGAGGTCGGCTGA
- the odhB gene encoding 2-oxoglutarate dehydrogenase complex dihydrolipoyllysine-residue succinyltransferase: MATEIKVPTLGESVTEATIGQWFKATGDAVQADEPLVELETDKVTIEVPAPVSGTMGDIVAPEGETVEVGALLAMLLEGEGAAAAPAPKKEEAKKEPAAAAAPAASSAAPTSMPPAPSAAKMMTEQKVDPASVSGTGVRGQVLKGDVINAIAGGVIAPAGSAPQPAAKRPASAPDDAAREERVRMTKLRQTIARRLKDAQNTAAMLTTFNDVDMSAVMGMRKQYKDLFEKKHGVRLGFMGFFAKAICKALEEIPAVNAEIDGTDLVYKHFVHLGVAVGSPRGLVVPVLRDADQKSLSEIEKEISDFGRRARDGQLTIEEMQGGTFTVSNGGVYGSMMSTPILNAPQSGILGMHRIEERPVVRNGEIVIRPMMYLALSYDHRVVDGKEAVTFLVRIKESLEDPQRLVMDI; encoded by the coding sequence ATGGCTACGGAAATCAAAGTCCCTACACTGGGCGAATCTGTGACCGAAGCAACGATCGGTCAATGGTTCAAGGCAACTGGTGATGCGGTTCAAGCCGATGAGCCGCTCGTAGAACTTGAAACCGACAAGGTGACCATCGAGGTGCCTGCGCCGGTTTCCGGTACCATGGGCGATATTGTTGCTCCGGAAGGGGAGACCGTTGAAGTTGGCGCGCTGCTGGCGATGCTGCTTGAAGGGGAAGGCGCAGCTGCGGCTCCGGCTCCCAAGAAAGAAGAAGCCAAGAAAGAGCCTGCCGCTGCGGCTGCTCCTGCGGCTTCAAGCGCTGCGCCGACCTCCATGCCTCCGGCTCCGAGCGCTGCCAAGATGATGACAGAGCAGAAGGTTGATCCGGCGTCCGTTTCCGGCACCGGTGTGCGCGGTCAGGTGCTCAAGGGCGATGTGATCAATGCGATTGCTGGTGGTGTAATCGCTCCTGCCGGTTCTGCGCCTCAGCCTGCGGCAAAGCGTCCGGCTTCTGCGCCAGACGATGCTGCCCGTGAAGAACGCGTCCGTATGACCAAGCTGCGTCAGACCATCGCGCGCCGCTTGAAGGATGCTCAGAACACGGCCGCCATGCTGACCACATTCAACGATGTGGACATGTCTGCCGTCATGGGTATGCGCAAGCAGTATAAGGATCTGTTCGAGAAGAAACACGGTGTTCGCCTCGGCTTCATGGGCTTCTTTGCCAAGGCGATCTGTAAGGCTCTGGAAGAAATTCCTGCCGTCAATGCAGAAATTGATGGCACGGATCTGGTCTACAAGCATTTTGTTCATCTCGGGGTTGCCGTGGGCTCTCCGCGCGGTCTGGTGGTCCCTGTTTTGCGAGATGCCGATCAGAAATCGCTCTCCGAGATCGAAAAGGAAATTTCAGACTTTGGGCGCCGTGCCCGCGATGGCCAGCTGACCATTGAGGAAATGCAGGGTGGTACCTTCACTGTTTCCAACGGCGGTGTTTATGGGTCCATGATGTCCACGCCGATCCTCAATGCGCCGCAGTCCGGTATTCTGGGCATGCATCGCATCGAAGAACGCCCTGTGGTGCGCAATGGCGAGATTGTTATCCGTCCGATGATGTATCTGGCATTGTCCTATGATCACCGCGTTGTGGATGGCAAGGAAGCCGTGACTTTCCTTGTGCGCATCAAGGAAAGCCTTGAAGATCCTCAGCGTCTGGTTATGGATATCTGA
- the lpdA gene encoding dihydrolipoyl dehydrogenase, with the protein MSYDMVVIGTGPGGYVCAIRAAQLGMKVAVVEKRSTHGGTCLNVGCIPSKALLHASELFEEAGHDFANMGIKVGKPSLDLNAMMGHKQAVIDGNVGGVDFLFKKNKIDVFHGAGKILAAGKVEVTPEAGDVQTLESKAIVIATGSDVAPLPGVEIDEKHVVSSTGALELDKVPGKLIVVGAGVIGLELGSVWRRLGSDVTVVEFLDRILPGMDGEVVKNAQRIFKKQGFDFKLGTKVTGVEKHKKGVKVTLEPAKGGDASELEADIVLVAIGRRPYTEGLGLEEVGVVLDERGRVATDGHFKTNVDGIYAIGDVIAGPMLAHKAEDDGVALAETLAGQAGHVDYNLVPGVVYTMPEIAVLGQTEEQLKEAGIAYNVGKFPFTANGRAKAQRHTDGFVKILADKTSDKVLGVHMIGAGVGEMIHEASVLMAFSGSAEDLARTIHAHPTLSEAVKEAALAVDKRPIHM; encoded by the coding sequence ATGTCTTATGATATGGTCGTGATCGGTACCGGCCCTGGCGGATATGTTTGCGCGATTCGTGCCGCGCAATTGGGCATGAAGGTGGCTGTGGTCGAAAAGCGCAGCACACATGGTGGTACATGCCTGAATGTCGGCTGTATCCCTTCCAAAGCCCTGCTGCATGCCTCGGAGTTGTTTGAAGAAGCTGGCCATGATTTTGCCAATATGGGTATCAAGGTCGGCAAGCCGTCTCTCGATTTGAACGCTATGATGGGCCACAAGCAAGCCGTGATTGATGGCAATGTTGGCGGTGTCGATTTCCTGTTCAAGAAAAACAAGATCGATGTTTTCCATGGCGCAGGCAAGATCCTTGCTGCGGGCAAAGTGGAAGTCACGCCGGAAGCCGGTGATGTACAAACCTTGGAATCCAAGGCCATCGTGATTGCAACCGGTTCTGATGTTGCGCCGCTGCCGGGTGTCGAGATTGACGAAAAGCATGTCGTCTCCTCCACTGGCGCGTTGGAACTGGACAAGGTTCCGGGCAAGTTGATCGTGGTCGGGGCTGGCGTTATCGGTCTGGAGCTTGGTTCTGTCTGGCGTCGGCTTGGTTCGGACGTCACTGTGGTGGAGTTTCTTGATCGCATCCTGCCGGGTATGGATGGCGAAGTGGTCAAGAATGCCCAGCGCATCTTCAAGAAACAGGGCTTTGATTTCAAGCTGGGCACCAAGGTGACCGGTGTTGAAAAGCACAAGAAGGGCGTCAAGGTAACCCTTGAGCCAGCCAAGGGCGGGGATGCTTCGGAACTTGAAGCCGACATCGTTCTGGTGGCAATCGGGCGCCGTCCTTATACCGAAGGCTTGGGCCTTGAAGAAGTGGGCGTTGTTTTGGATGAGCGTGGCCGCGTTGCAACCGACGGGCATTTCAAGACCAATGTGGACGGCATTTACGCCATTGGTGATGTGATCGCCGGACCGATGCTTGCCCATAAGGCTGAAGATGATGGCGTTGCGCTGGCTGAAACCTTGGCCGGACAGGCCGGGCATGTGGACTATAATCTTGTTCCGGGCGTTGTTTATACGATGCCGGAGATTGCCGTTCTCGGCCAGACCGAAGAGCAGCTCAAGGAAGCCGGTATCGCCTATAATGTCGGCAAGTTCCCCTTCACGGCCAACGGACGCGCCAAGGCACAGCGCCATACGGACGGTTTCGTCAAGATTTTGGCAGACAAGACCTCCGACAAGGTTCTGGGCGTGCATATGATCGGTGCCGGTGTCGGCGAAATGATCCACGAAGCCTCTGTTCTGATGGCCTTCTCAGGATCGGCTGAAGATCTGGCTCGCACCATTCATGCGCATCCGACCCTGTCCGAAGCTGTCAAGGAAGCCGCATTGGCGGTTGATAAACGCCCGATCCATATGTGA
- a CDS encoding primosomal protein N' — protein sequence MSSKRQIVSVLVPVYVDSCYSYRVPADSPSLFGEQEGAGFAEGLEPGQLVRVPLGPRSVLGVVWDDPSEFSDEARLKDIQEVYHGVRLSEDFRKFVDWIAQYTLAQRGMVLRMVLRGEDALLPPKPVSALRLTGDAPERMTKARARVLETMENGLAETKAAIAERAGVSASVVDGLVKSGTLSQCLLPPPALMELPQADFAPPALSDLQAEAAEEIRKIVEAQAFEVILLDGVTGSGKTEVYFEAVAEALRQGKQILILVPEIALTDAFLHRFESRFGVRPGEWHSGQAQRYKNLVWRGVATGEVQVVVGARSSLMLPFRDLGLIVVDEEHDGAYKQEDRVIYNARDMSVVRGHLSGFPVILASATPSVESRNNADQGRYKHICLPSRYGGQSMPDISLIDMRVNPPEKGSWLSPILIDAVNETIEAGQQSLLFLNRRGYAPLTLCRTCGHRFQCPNCSTWLVEHRFRKQLVCHHCGHSEPVPPACPQCGDEHSLVACGPGVERIAEEAASRWPDHKIVILSSDLIHGVQQLRAELDLIASGEADIVIGTQLVAKGHNFPAMTLVGVIDADLGLAHGDLRAGEKVFQTLAQVTGRAGRVQGQGRGLLQSYVPDHPVIAALAKGEREEFYTYELDQRRKAAMPPFGRLAAVILSSEHREAALAYGREMVRAVPHEEGVRVLGPAEAPISVLRGRFRFRLLVMAPRSFPLSQWLRRWLAQSPKIAGSLRIQIDVDPVSFV from the coding sequence TTGTCGTCAAAGCGTCAAATTGTGTCAGTTCTCGTCCCGGTTTATGTGGATAGTTGCTACAGCTATCGGGTCCCTGCCGATTCGCCTTCTTTGTTTGGCGAGCAAGAGGGGGCGGGATTTGCAGAAGGGCTTGAGCCCGGACAGCTGGTCAGGGTGCCTCTCGGTCCACGGTCTGTGCTGGGTGTGGTGTGGGATGACCCGAGCGAATTCTCCGATGAAGCGCGGCTAAAGGATATTCAGGAGGTTTATCACGGGGTTCGGCTGTCTGAAGATTTCCGCAAATTCGTTGACTGGATTGCACAATATACGCTGGCCCAGCGAGGCATGGTGCTGCGCATGGTTTTGCGCGGGGAGGATGCGCTGTTGCCGCCAAAGCCGGTTTCTGCGCTGAGATTAACGGGGGATGCACCCGAGCGCATGACCAAGGCGCGGGCGCGGGTTCTGGAAACCATGGAGAATGGGCTTGCAGAAACCAAGGCTGCCATCGCGGAGCGGGCCGGTGTGTCGGCATCAGTGGTCGACGGGTTGGTCAAGAGCGGGACGCTTTCTCAATGCCTGTTACCGCCCCCGGCCCTGATGGAGCTGCCGCAGGCCGATTTTGCGCCGCCCGCCTTGTCCGACCTTCAGGCTGAAGCGGCCGAAGAGATTCGCAAGATTGTTGAAGCGCAGGCCTTCGAAGTCATCCTGCTGGACGGGGTGACCGGCTCGGGCAAGACCGAGGTCTATTTCGAGGCTGTTGCAGAGGCTCTCAGGCAGGGGAAGCAGATCCTGATTCTTGTGCCGGAAATTGCCCTCACGGATGCATTTTTGCACCGGTTTGAAAGCCGATTCGGTGTGCGTCCGGGGGAATGGCACTCCGGACAGGCGCAGCGTTACAAGAATCTGGTTTGGCGCGGGGTTGCCACTGGCGAAGTGCAGGTCGTGGTAGGGGCACGGTCTTCCCTGATGCTGCCTTTTCGTGATCTGGGGCTTATCGTGGTCGATGAAGAGCATGATGGGGCCTACAAGCAGGAGGACCGTGTCATTTATAATGCGCGGGACATGTCGGTGGTGCGCGGTCATCTTTCCGGCTTTCCCGTGATTCTGGCCAGCGCTACACCTTCGGTGGAGAGCCGAAACAATGCTGATCAGGGGCGCTACAAGCATATTTGTTTGCCCAGCCGCTATGGCGGACAGTCGATGCCGGATATTTCCTTGATCGACATGCGTGTCAATCCGCCAGAGAAAGGCAGCTGGCTGTCTCCGATTCTGATTGATGCGGTCAATGAAACCATCGAGGCGGGGCAGCAAAGCCTGTTGTTCCTCAACCGCCGCGGCTATGCGCCGCTGACCTTGTGCCGCACCTGCGGGCATCGCTTCCAATGTCCCAACTGTTCCACATGGCTGGTGGAGCATCGCTTCCGCAAGCAGCTGGTCTGTCATCATTGCGGCCATTCAGAGCCCGTGCCGCCCGCTTGCCCGCAATGTGGTGACGAGCATAGCCTTGTGGCATGTGGGCCTGGTGTCGAGCGGATTGCCGAAGAGGCGGCAAGCCGGTGGCCGGATCACAAGATTGTTATTCTCTCCAGCGATCTCATTCACGGGGTGCAACAATTGCGGGCCGAGCTTGATCTGATCGCCTCCGGAGAGGCGGACATTGTTATCGGCACACAGCTGGTTGCCAAGGGGCATAACTTTCCTGCAATGACGTTGGTCGGGGTGATCGACGCCGACCTGGGGCTAGCGCACGGCGATCTCAGGGCCGGTGAAAAGGTTTTCCAGACATTGGCACAAGTAACAGGGCGGGCCGGTCGTGTGCAGGGGCAGGGGCGTGGCCTGCTGCAGAGCTATGTGCCTGATCATCCTGTTATTGCTGCGCTTGCGAAAGGCGAGCGGGAAGAGTTTTACACATATGAGTTGGACCAACGTCGCAAGGCCGCTATGCCGCCTTTCGGGCGATTGGCCGCCGTGATTCTGTCTTCCGAGCATCGCGAGGCCGCTTTAGCCTATGGTCGCGAGATGGTCAGGGCCGTGCCTCACGAAGAGGGCGTGCGGGTTCTGGGCCCTGCTGAAGCGCCGATTTCCGTGCTTCGCGGGCGTTTCCGCTTTAGACTTTTGGTTATGGCTCCACGCTCGTTTCCGCTGTCGCAATGGCTGCGCCGGTGGCTTGCACAAAGCCCTAAAATCGCAGGATCTTTACGTATTCAGATTGACGTGGATCCGGTTTCTTTCGTGTAA
- the atpA gene encoding F0F1 ATP synthase subunit alpha, translated as MDIRAAEISAILKEQIKNFGTDAHVSEVGQVLSVGDGIARIYGLDNVQAGEMVEFPGGMRGMALNLEMDNVGVVLFGDDRGVKEGDVVKRTGAIVDVPVGRGLLGRVVDPLGNPIDGKGPIEADERRRVDVKAPGIIPRKSVHEPMQTGLKAVDALIPIGRGQRELIIGDRQTGKTAIALDAILNQKSINASGEESEKLYCVYVAIGQKRSTVAQFVKTLEENGALEYSIIVAATASDPAPMQYLAPFAGCAMGEFFRDNGMHSLLVYDDLTKQAVAYRQMSLLLRRPPGREAYPGDVFYLHSRLLERAAKLNEDNGSGSMTALPVIETQANDVSAFIPTNVISITDGQIFLETDLFYQGVRPAVNVGLSVSRVGSSAQIKAMKQVAGPIKGELAQYREMAAFAQFGSDLDATTQRLLNRGARLTELLKQPQFSPLRVEEQVAVIYAGVNGYLDTIDVSQVRSFEEGLLSVMRNEHKDVLEAIREKKALDDEITSKLKAAVDGFAKNFA; from the coding sequence ATGGATATTCGGGCCGCGGAAATTTCCGCAATCCTCAAAGAGCAGATCAAAAACTTCGGCACAGACGCTCATGTCTCCGAAGTTGGTCAGGTTCTGTCTGTTGGTGACGGTATCGCCCGCATCTATGGTCTGGATAATGTCCAGGCCGGTGAGATGGTGGAATTCCCTGGTGGAATGCGCGGTATGGCGCTCAACCTTGAAATGGACAATGTCGGCGTCGTGTTGTTTGGCGATGACCGCGGCGTTAAGGAAGGCGATGTGGTCAAAAGGACCGGCGCCATCGTTGACGTACCTGTCGGCAGGGGCCTTCTGGGCCGTGTCGTTGATCCGCTTGGTAACCCAATTGATGGTAAAGGCCCTATCGAGGCCGACGAACGCCGTCGTGTGGACGTGAAAGCGCCGGGCATTATCCCGCGTAAATCCGTTCATGAACCAATGCAGACGGGCCTGAAGGCCGTGGACGCATTGATCCCGATCGGTCGCGGACAGCGCGAACTGATCATTGGTGACCGTCAGACCGGTAAAACCGCGATTGCTCTTGACGCTATCCTGAACCAGAAGTCGATCAATGCTTCTGGTGAGGAAAGCGAAAAGCTCTATTGCGTTTATGTTGCTATCGGTCAGAAGCGCTCCACCGTTGCCCAGTTCGTGAAAACGCTGGAAGAAAACGGTGCGCTGGAATATTCCATCATCGTGGCTGCTACGGCTTCCGATCCTGCTCCAATGCAGTATCTGGCTCCGTTTGCCGGTTGCGCCATGGGTGAATTTTTCCGTGACAACGGTATGCATTCGCTTCTGGTTTATGATGACCTGACCAAGCAGGCTGTGGCTTATCGCCAGATGTCCCTGCTTCTTCGTCGTCCTCCAGGGCGTGAAGCTTATCCAGGTGACGTGTTCTATCTGCACTCTCGTCTGCTGGAACGCGCCGCGAAGCTGAACGAAGACAATGGCTCTGGCTCCATGACCGCTCTGCCGGTTATTGAAACCCAGGCAAACGACGTGTCCGCGTTCATTCCGACCAACGTGATTTCCATTACCGATGGTCAGATCTTCCTGGAAACCGATTTGTTCTATCAGGGTGTTCGTCCTGCTGTGAACGTTGGTCTGTCCGTATCCCGCGTGGGATCGTCGGCTCAGATCAAGGCCATGAAACAGGTTGCCGGCCCGATTAAGGGTGAATTGGCGCAGTATCGTGAAATGGCCGCGTTTGCGCAGTTTGGGTCCGATCTTGATGCTACCACCCAGCGTTTGCTGAATCGTGGTGCCCGTTTGACCGAACTTTTGAAACAGCCCCAGTTCTCACCTCTTCGGGTGGAAGAACAGGTCGCTGTGATCTATGCCGGTGTGAACGGTTATCTGGATACCATTGACGTTAGCCAGGTTCGCTCGTTCGAAGAAGGTCTGCTTTCCGTGATGCGCAATGAGCACAAAGACGTGCTTGAAGCCATTCGCGAGAAGAAGGCTCTCGATGACGAAATTACATCTAAACTGAAGGCGGCGGTCGACGGTTTCGCAAAGAATTTTGCGTAA
- a CDS encoding tyrosine recombinase XerC: MPRDQVKKQTRKQVNSDAPLIIATPALRQNQARWLKSLGSERRLSPATLEAYDRDLDQFFSFLTRHMGEVSDLPHFPGLRPADVRAYMAERRRQGTGSRSLARSMAGIRSFVSYLEERGLASSAPFKAIQTPKYSRSLPKPLSAEKASQLVDPNQSLSDEPWVTARDSAIMLLLYAVGLRISEALSLTPSTAPLPGQDAMTITGKGGKQRRLPVLPVVQSALQHYISLCPFELESDEALFRGVRGGVLNPRIVQKTIASMRGALGLPDSATPHALRHSFATHLLANGGDLRTIQELLGHASLSTTQAYTEVEMSELMQIYQKAHPRS; the protein is encoded by the coding sequence ATGCCAAGAGATCAGGTCAAAAAGCAGACCAGAAAACAGGTCAACAGCGATGCACCACTCATCATCGCAACCCCTGCCTTGCGCCAGAATCAAGCACGTTGGCTCAAGAGCCTTGGAAGCGAACGTCGCCTCTCGCCCGCAACGCTTGAAGCCTATGATCGTGATCTGGATCAGTTTTTTTCCTTCCTCACCCGGCATATGGGTGAAGTCTCGGACCTGCCGCATTTTCCTGGCCTGAGGCCAGCGGATGTCCGCGCCTATATGGCCGAGCGGCGGCGGCAGGGCACAGGCTCACGCTCGTTGGCACGTAGCATGGCTGGCATCCGTTCTTTTGTCAGTTATCTGGAAGAGCGGGGGCTGGCTTCCAGCGCGCCATTCAAAGCCATCCAGACGCCCAAATATTCCCGCTCACTACCCAAACCTCTCAGCGCAGAAAAGGCAAGCCAGCTGGTGGATCCGAACCAGTCACTCTCGGACGAACCATGGGTAACCGCCCGAGACAGCGCCATCATGCTTCTGCTCTATGCTGTTGGTCTTCGCATTTCAGAGGCTCTGTCGCTAACGCCAAGCACCGCACCGCTGCCCGGGCAGGACGCCATGACCATAACGGGCAAGGGTGGCAAACAACGAAGGCTACCGGTGTTGCCCGTCGTGCAATCTGCTCTGCAACACTATATCTCCCTTTGCCCCTTCGAGTTGGAATCCGATGAAGCCCTTTTCAGAGGCGTACGCGGAGGCGTTCTCAACCCGCGCATCGTGCAAAAAACCATCGCCTCCATGCGAGGAGCGCTTGGCCTGCCAGACAGCGCCACACCGCACGCCCTTCGCCATTCCTTTGCCACGCATCTATTGGCCAACGGCGGCGACCTGCGAACCATTCAGGAGCTGCTCGGCCATGCCAGCCTTTCAACGACGCAAGCCTATACTGAGGTGGAAATGTCGGAGCTGATGCAAATCTATCAAAAGGCGCATCCGCGTTCCTAA
- the fsa gene encoding fructose-6-phosphate aldolase: MKFFVDTAETKDIRELASTGLIDGVTTNPSLIVKSGRDFKEVIAEICEITDGPVSAEVTALETTQMLAEAKELLKIANNIAIKVPLTIDGLKTCKALTDEGHMVNVTLCFSANQALLAAKAGATFISPFIGRLDDLNIDGMELIEDIRTIYDNYGFETEILAASIRNANHVKECALAGADVATIPPAVIKGLANHALTDKGIEAFMKDWATTGQSIL; the protein is encoded by the coding sequence ATGAAATTCTTCGTCGATACTGCCGAAACCAAAGATATCCGCGAACTGGCGTCTACAGGCCTGATCGACGGTGTTACCACAAACCCATCCCTGATCGTGAAATCCGGGCGCGACTTCAAAGAAGTCATTGCAGAGATCTGCGAAATCACTGACGGTCCGGTTTCTGCTGAAGTTACAGCTCTGGAAACCACCCAGATGCTGGCAGAAGCCAAAGAGCTTCTCAAGATCGCCAACAACATTGCCATCAAGGTTCCCCTGACCATCGACGGTCTGAAAACCTGTAAAGCCCTGACCGACGAAGGCCACATGGTCAACGTAACCCTGTGCTTCTCGGCGAACCAGGCCCTTCTGGCAGCAAAAGCTGGCGCTACCTTCATTTCCCCGTTCATCGGTCGTCTTGATGATCTGAACATCGACGGCATGGAACTGATTGAAGACATCCGCACCATCTATGACAATTACGGTTTCGAAACCGAAATTCTGGCAGCGTCTATCCGCAATGCCAACCATGTCAAGGAATGTGCGCTTGCTGGTGCCGATGTGGCAACCATTCCGCCAGCAGTGATCAAGGGTCTTGCAAACCATGCCCTGACCGACAAAGGCATCGAAGCCTTCATGAAAGACTGGGCAACCACCGGTCAGTCCATCCTGTAA